A DNA window from Drosophila virilis strain 15010-1051.87 chromosome 4, Dvir_AGI_RSII-ME, whole genome shotgun sequence contains the following coding sequences:
- the hoe2 gene encoding P protein codes for MGLLEMLRRLGRRRPPAAGACNIELQRRVPCKSNQLDVQPGSGQAAGVTEQSLQVWRALPAEIRHDPSMASFQMENERIYGSMVGGDSEPEEAYLDAGEEEDPSRGRASSYAGSDYLDIKLKNGLESTDDEVTTTHSEQEQPQANGPGNAKALARRIHHRSKRSKEQLQRDKLWKRCGLLICWLFAAAVLISVGEKQLLEKIVQVPQGEHGKFFQLQQKPMGDFRLKLLGAFDTSSQLLGQQRNETESESEPHRAHLFVQPQLSLNRSKEFQDILAPWQLTLVNEEQLLHAPAVPRNHTFQLTAELQELLSRPASQMRLHIYSDAGQELALELSYNPLIVNNRTGSILAGIILLLFYGLLVWEQLDRPFAAMICAVLSVTALAVFQDRPNMEEIKQWMDMELLTLVFCMMLLILILTETGVFDYLAVVCFEISGGKIWPMIYSLCLATCLVSSVLDNMTTVLLLTPVAIRLCEVMQLDPLPVVMGIIVHANIGGALTPIGDPISIIVGTNHFIVENGVNFLTFVAHMLPGVLLAVLQSCAYLRLYYRNIEELRLNEPKELAELRREIRVWQRALNAIAVSSKDAQLVRGTLHGKVKHLKRTLRRKQRGVGSTEIYASTLDELKQKYPIKNKKLLLQSTGALLFVIVCFLVQSVPHWRTLPLGWVALLGVILLLIVLDRDDMEHLIHRIEWTTLLFFGAMFVMMECVERLGLLVSIAELTEHVILAVQPGHRLAVALAMILWITALASAVLDSIPVAAMMVKLVTSLVAKSSLGLPMQPLIWALTLGASLGGNGTLYGASANVIAAGIAEQHGYKLSFTRYLKTVLPMMLGQIALMTIYLLLAHVVFSWH; via the exons ATGGGTTTGCTAGAGATGCTGCGTCGTCTGGGTCGTCGTCGCCCCCCGGCCGCAGGCGCCTGCAACATCGAGCTGCAGCGTCGCGTGCCGTGCAAATCGAATCAATTGGACGTTCAGCCCGGGTCCGGGCAGGCTGCGGGGGTCACGGAGCAGTCGCTGCAGGTGTGGCGCGCGCTGCCGGCTGAGATTCGACATGATCCCAGCATGGCCAGCTTTCAAATGGAGAACGAACGCATTTACG GCTCTATGGTCGGCGGCGACAGCGAGCCGGAGGAGGCGTACCTGGACGCCGGCGAGGAGGAGGACCCTTCCAGAGGCCGAGCCTCCAGCTATGCGGGCTCCGATTATCTGGACATCAAGCTGAAAAACGGCCTGGAGAGCACAGATGACGAGGTGACCACCACGCACtcggagcaggagcagccgcAGGCGAACGGGCCCGGCAATGCCAAGGCTCTGGCCCGGCGCATACATCACAGATCGAAGCGCTCcaaggagcagctgcagcgcgaCAAGCTCTGGAAACGCTGCGGCCTACTGATCTGCTGGCTATTCGCCGCGGCCGTCCTGATCAGCGTCGGCGAGAAGCAGCTGCTGGAGAAGATAGTCCAGGTGCCGCAGGGCGAGCACGGCAAAT TTttccagctgcagcaaaaGCCAATGGGCGACTTTCGGCTGAAGCTGCTCGGCGCCTTTGATACCTCCAGCCAGCTGCTCGGCCAGCAGCGGAACGAgacggagtcggagtcggagccACACCGAGCTCATTTATTTGTGCAGCCGCAGCTCAGCCTCAATCGAAGCAAGGAGTTCCAG GACATTTTGGCGCCCTGGCAGCTGACCCTGGTGAACGAGGAGCAGCTGCTTCATGCGCCCGCCGTGCCCCGCAATCACACCTTCCAGCTGACCGCGGAGCTGCAGGAGCTACTCTCCAGGCCCGCCAGCCAAATGCGTCTGCACATCTATAGCGATGCGGGGCAGGAGTTGGCCCTGGAGCTGAGCTACAATCCGTTGATTGTGAACAATCGCACGGGCAGCATTCTGGCGGGGATTATCCTGCTGCTGTTCTACGGGCTGCTCGTCTGGGAGCAGCTGGATCGCCCCTTTGCGGCAATGATATGCGCCGTGCTGTCGGTGACCGCGCTGGCCGTCTTTCAGGATCGCCCCAACATGGAGGAGATCAAACAGTGGATGGACATGGAGCTGCTCACGCTCGTCTTCTGCATGATGCTGCTCATCCTCATTCTGACCGAGACGGGCGTCTTTGACTATCTGGCCGTCGTCTGTTTCGAGATATCCGGCGGCAAGATCTGGCCCATGATCTACAGCCTCTGCCTGGCCACCTGCCTCGTGTCCAGCGTCCTCGACAACATGACCACCGTGCTCCTGCTCACGCCCGTGGCCATACGTTTGTGTGAGGTCATGCAGCTGGATCCCCTGCCCGTCGTCATGGGCATCATTGTCCACGCGAACATCGGCGGCGCCCTAACACCCATTGGAGATCCCATCAGCATTATCGTCGGCACAAATCACTTTATCGTCGAGAAT GGCGTCAATTTCCTGACCTTTGTGGCACACATGCTGCCCGGCGTGCTGCTGGCGGTGCTGCAGAGCTGCGCGTATTTGCGTCTCTACTATCGCAACATTGAGGAGCTGCGCCTGAATGAGCCCAAGGAGCTGGCTGAGCTGCGGCGCGAGATTAGGGTGTGGCAACGCGCACTGAACGCGATCGCCGTCAGCTCGAAGGACGCGCAGCTGGTGCGCGGCACGCTGCACGGCAAGGTGAAGCACCTGAAGCGGACGCTGAGGCGCAAACAACGCGGCGTCGGCTCCACAGAGATCTATGCGAGCACGCTGGATGAGCTCAAGCAGAAg tacCCGATCAAGAATAAGAAGCTGTTGCTGCAATCGACTGGCGCCTTGCTCTTTGTGATCGTCTGTTTTCTGGTGCAATCGGTGCCCCACTGGCGCACCCTGCCCCTGGGCTGGGTGGCGCTGCTGGGCGTGATCCTGCTGCTGATTGTGCTGGATCGCGATGATATGGAGCATCTGATACATCGCATTGAGTGGACCACTTTGCTCTTCTTTGGCGCCATGTTCGTGATGATGGAGTGCGTGGAGCGTCTCGGTCTGCTCGTCAGCATAGCCGAGCTGACGGAGCACGTCATCCTGGCCGTGCAGCCGGGCCACAGACTGGCCGTGGCTCTGGCCATGATACTGTGGATCACGGCGCTGGCCTCCGCCGTGCTGGACAGCATACCAGTTGCCGCGATGATGGTCAAGCTGGTCACCTCGCTGGTGGCCAAGTCATCCCTGGGCCTGCCCATGCAGCCGCTCATCTGGGCCCTGACCCTGGGCGCCTCTCTCGGCGGCAATGGCACCCTCTATGGCGCCTCCGCGAACGTTATCGCAGCGGGCATCGCCGAGCAGCACGGCTACAAATTGTCCTTCACACGGTATCTGAAGACCGTGCTGCCCATGATGCTGGGCCAGATCGCACTCATGACCATCTACCTGCTGCTGGCCCACGTCGTCTTCAGCTggcattaa